Proteins found in one Alteromonas macleodii genomic segment:
- a CDS encoding PepSY-associated TM helix domain-containing protein: MKLENFKNYQNIHIWTGILSGLLLFICFATSAFTMFEGPLNTWALHSKNTMPAIAESQYDDLIQQVLTVHPEAGKEMTVYLPAAMTEHAPVQWVVRDEDTHDAVYWHASLDENGQLISQQAFLSDIGDFLDHLHRTAGIPGGEDHDAVGIWIMGIVCVLYFVAIVSGLVIFLPTWAKDLFALRKAKKAKRFWVDFHNILGISALPFHIIIAVTTVVFAYHDILYGSMQSLVYKDTPMFNRPAAIEVDRNNENLLSIETLRQKITETEPDFNMAELRFSGLGTPRSRLIIGGELEGEIIRGPYYAFWVTDPYTASAGYTAMLPSVSGIAGKIVNSFFTLHFGGFGGSTIHWIYFALGLSGSLLFLTGNIIWIEGRRKRSTANAPATQKRSVRILSRLTVGVCTGTLIGIGLSLLAAKLASATQSNIQFYQHLGYYGGFLAAIAYSFWVPPLKAAIHSLYALTFIAISLIVATCIYWNASVSSTINIAFIGVAISLIALFILIAKRLAAKRTLVPQDGVWQ, translated from the coding sequence ATGAAATTAGAAAACTTTAAGAACTACCAAAATATTCATATTTGGACAGGCATTTTATCTGGGCTTTTATTGTTTATCTGCTTTGCAACTAGTGCTTTTACCATGTTTGAAGGGCCGCTGAACACCTGGGCGCTACACAGCAAAAATACCATGCCTGCCATCGCTGAAAGCCAGTATGACGACCTAATACAACAAGTGCTGACTGTACATCCTGAAGCAGGTAAAGAAATGACTGTGTACTTGCCAGCGGCAATGACAGAACATGCGCCGGTTCAATGGGTAGTGAGGGATGAAGATACTCATGATGCGGTCTATTGGCATGCCTCATTGGATGAAAACGGTCAACTTATCAGTCAGCAAGCATTTCTTTCAGACATCGGTGATTTTCTTGATCATTTACATAGAACCGCGGGGATCCCAGGAGGTGAAGATCACGATGCGGTAGGTATTTGGATAATGGGTATCGTTTGTGTACTCTACTTTGTTGCTATTGTATCTGGCTTGGTTATATTTCTTCCCACCTGGGCAAAAGACTTATTTGCGCTGCGAAAAGCAAAGAAAGCCAAACGTTTTTGGGTAGATTTTCACAATATTTTAGGTATTTCAGCGCTCCCTTTTCATATCATTATTGCCGTTACCACTGTGGTATTTGCTTATCACGATATCCTTTACGGCTCTATGCAAAGCCTTGTTTATAAAGACACGCCCATGTTCAATCGGCCAGCTGCAATAGAGGTAGACAGAAACAACGAAAACCTTCTCTCTATTGAAACATTACGCCAAAAAATCACAGAAACTGAGCCTGACTTCAACATGGCTGAACTGCGTTTTTCCGGTCTAGGTACACCGCGTTCTAGATTGATCATAGGCGGCGAACTTGAAGGTGAGATCATACGCGGCCCTTATTATGCGTTCTGGGTAACAGACCCATACACCGCGTCTGCTGGGTATACGGCAATGTTGCCTTCCGTGTCGGGAATAGCAGGTAAAATTGTAAATAGCTTTTTTACCCTTCACTTTGGGGGGTTTGGCGGCAGCACAATTCACTGGATTTATTTTGCATTGGGCTTAAGCGGTTCACTGCTATTTTTAACCGGCAATATCATTTGGATAGAAGGTAGAAGAAAACGCTCAACTGCTAATGCTCCTGCCACACAGAAACGCTCGGTTAGAATTTTATCACGCCTAACTGTGGGCGTTTGCACTGGAACCTTGATTGGTATTGGTTTATCTCTTTTGGCGGCGAAGCTTGCATCGGCAACACAAAGCAATATTCAGTTCTATCAGCACCTTGGCTATTACGGCGGGTTCCTAGCAGCGATAGCATACAGCTTTTGGGTTCCCCCTCTTAAAGCAGCCATTCACAGCCTTTATGCACTTACCTTCATAGCAATCAGCCTTATTGTAGCGACCTGCATTTATTGGAATGCCAGTGTATCAAGCACCATAAATATCGCGTTTATCGGAGTCGCTATTTCGCTAATTGCGCTGTTTATTTTGATTGCGAAACGTCTGGCTGCAAAGCGCACGCTTGTGCCTCAAGACGGTGTCTGGCAATAA
- a CDS encoding TonB-dependent receptor, with product MRNAFPSSLSVIAMAISTVGFIANAQNIQAPDGSVEEIEKIVVLGEKANRTLKDSTSSISVLTADEINNTQYKSVSDALSEIANVVTLSGALPDIRGVSGNGGAGGFNSIAGGAKGRVSTLIDGLAQPFVADLSGDSGMWDLQQIEVFRGPQSTSNGRNSIAGSVFIKTNDPSFDWEGAARVGYRNKDQYIDTAGVISGPIIEDELAFRLSVQTLNADTITNGEGFETNPPDYDIDEIETQRVRAKLKWQPSDDLSFMLTHTYNNEEGDAGRIYYELENLDERNRIFFRDIETEISTTSLLTEYAINDNFSFDLILAYMDYQWGFDSYEASDEDEQTLVFDETNTTVDAKLNFAFSDGETTGFVGFYYFEREQDILSTGAFPYYGDDNSESIALYTEANFTLSDKLTLTAGGRLERESQDRHFVYDPIDDVYNEDTNIFLPKLTLTYDVDESTTLGISARKGYNAAGGALNFTAQEYYYYDEEEVYTYELSSRTSLSNNTFISANLFYNDYSGFQALSSTRFITNMPEVTTYGLEAELHTNLTDDLQLNAGIGLLNSEITDAGENYPDVDGNELNSAPSFNANVGAKYWLNETFNVGGSVRYIGEYFGDFSNTEERVAGDYTLVRLTAGYETDNWSVTAFVDNLFDETAIVTQEPVSARNPAGYAAIADPRNVGVSATYKF from the coding sequence ATGAGAAACGCGTTTCCATCATCGTTATCTGTGATAGCAATGGCAATATCAACGGTCGGCTTTATTGCCAATGCTCAAAATATACAAGCCCCAGACGGGAGTGTTGAGGAAATTGAGAAAATCGTCGTACTAGGTGAAAAAGCCAATCGTACACTAAAAGATTCAACATCATCCATATCTGTACTTACTGCAGATGAAATAAACAATACACAGTATAAATCAGTATCTGATGCACTTTCAGAAATCGCCAACGTAGTAACGCTTTCGGGAGCATTGCCCGACATTCGCGGTGTTTCAGGTAACGGTGGCGCTGGGGGCTTTAATTCAATTGCCGGTGGCGCGAAGGGACGCGTATCGACCCTAATTGATGGCCTAGCACAGCCTTTTGTTGCCGATTTGAGCGGCGATAGTGGTATGTGGGACTTACAGCAAATAGAGGTTTTCAGGGGCCCTCAGTCCACAAGTAATGGTAGAAACAGTATTGCCGGCTCTGTCTTCATTAAGACTAATGATCCTTCTTTCGATTGGGAAGGCGCAGCCCGAGTAGGCTATAGAAATAAAGACCAATATATTGATACTGCTGGCGTTATCTCAGGTCCGATTATTGAAGATGAGCTAGCGTTTCGTTTAAGTGTGCAAACGCTTAACGCAGATACCATTACCAATGGTGAAGGTTTTGAAACTAACCCACCAGACTACGACATAGACGAAATCGAAACACAACGCGTGCGCGCGAAGCTAAAATGGCAGCCTAGCGACGACCTTTCATTTATGCTCACGCACACCTACAACAATGAAGAAGGTGACGCGGGGCGTATCTACTATGAACTTGAGAATTTAGACGAACGAAACCGCATATTCTTTAGAGACATTGAAACGGAAATCTCTACCACTTCGCTACTTACAGAATATGCAATCAATGATAACTTCTCGTTTGACCTTATATTGGCTTATATGGATTATCAGTGGGGCTTTGACAGTTACGAAGCATCTGATGAAGACGAACAAACTCTAGTATTCGATGAAACCAATACCACGGTAGATGCAAAACTAAACTTCGCGTTTAGCGATGGTGAAACCACAGGTTTTGTCGGATTCTACTATTTCGAGCGTGAGCAAGATATTTTAAGCACGGGAGCGTTTCCCTACTACGGTGACGACAATAGTGAATCCATCGCACTATACACCGAAGCCAACTTCACTTTGTCAGACAAGCTTACGCTTACAGCGGGTGGACGTTTAGAAAGAGAAAGCCAAGACCGGCACTTCGTTTATGACCCCATCGACGATGTATACAATGAAGACACGAACATTTTCCTTCCTAAACTTACGCTGACTTATGATGTAGATGAAAGCACTACATTGGGTATCAGTGCTCGCAAAGGGTATAACGCAGCGGGTGGTGCGCTTAATTTTACTGCTCAAGAGTACTATTATTACGATGAAGAAGAAGTCTACACCTACGAGTTAAGCTCGCGTACTTCGTTGAGTAATAATACATTCATTAGCGCTAACCTTTTCTATAATGACTACTCGGGCTTTCAAGCATTAAGCTCCACCCGCTTTATAACGAATATGCCAGAGGTAACAACTTATGGCTTGGAAGCAGAACTGCATACAAATCTAACTGACGATCTACAGCTTAATGCAGGTATTGGCTTGCTTAATAGTGAAATTACCGATGCGGGCGAGAACTACCCTGATGTAGATGGCAACGAATTAAACTCTGCTCCGTCTTTTAACGCTAATGTAGGTGCTAAATACTGGCTAAACGAAACATTTAATGTTGGCGGCTCGGTCCGTTACATTGGTGAATACTTTGGTGACTTTTCAAATACTGAAGAGCGCGTGGCCGGAGACTATACCTTGGTGCGCCTAACTGCTGGCTATGAAACTGACAACTGGTCTGTTACGGCATTTGTAGACAACCTTTTCGACGAAACTGCCATTGTGACACAAGAGCCAGTCAGTGCTCGTAACCCGGCGGGCTACGCTGCCATTGCGGACCCGAGAAACGTTGGCGTTTCTGCTACTTATAAATTTTGA
- a CDS encoding NCS1 family nucleobase:cation symporter-1 has protein sequence MDNTNNQPMTKPSHYDGDLWNPDLAPTSEATRTWRWKDYAALWVAMVVCVPTYLLSAGLVSEGMNWYQAVITVLLGNVIVLVPMMLIGHAGAKYGLPFPVLLRSAFGTKGAKIPALARGLVACGWFGINTWVGGSAIYVILNSVSGDAFVGQALPFLGIDITQTLCFFAFWAMHLVFIKHGTESIRWLETFAAPFLILMGLALLAWAYINAGGFGTMLSTPSQFVEGGAKEGQFWPAFFAGLTSMVGFWATMALNIPDFTRFAKSQKDQMLGQAIGLPLPMALFAFIGVAVTSATVTIYGEAIWDPVALAGRMGGMGVVFALAALALATLTTNLAANMVAPAYGFSNMAPSKISFRMGGYITAGIGVAIFPWKLLETAGGYLFTWLTGYSALLGPIAGILIADYFILRKSTLNIDALFQHSGEYGANNGWNMAGVAALVIGILPNIPGFAHAAGFVDSVPAIFDTLYAYAWFVGLIIASIVYLLLSNRVPATMQARSAS, from the coding sequence GTGGATAACACCAACAATCAACCCATGACTAAACCTTCCCATTACGATGGCGACTTATGGAACCCAGATTTAGCGCCCACCAGTGAGGCAACAAGAACTTGGAGGTGGAAGGACTATGCGGCGTTATGGGTGGCTATGGTGGTATGTGTGCCCACTTATTTGCTATCTGCTGGACTAGTGTCTGAAGGTATGAATTGGTATCAGGCAGTGATTACTGTGCTCTTAGGTAACGTTATTGTGCTAGTGCCAATGATGTTAATTGGTCACGCGGGGGCTAAATATGGGTTACCTTTTCCTGTATTGCTGCGCAGTGCTTTTGGTACCAAAGGCGCGAAAATTCCTGCTCTGGCTCGCGGCCTTGTAGCGTGTGGGTGGTTTGGCATTAATACATGGGTGGGTGGCAGTGCGATTTACGTTATTTTAAATAGCGTGAGCGGCGACGCGTTTGTAGGGCAGGCGCTGCCATTTTTAGGTATAGATATTACCCAAACCCTGTGCTTCTTTGCTTTTTGGGCAATGCATTTGGTTTTCATTAAGCATGGCACTGAATCTATTCGCTGGCTTGAAACTTTTGCTGCACCATTTTTGATCTTAATGGGCTTAGCGCTTCTTGCTTGGGCATATATCAATGCCGGTGGATTTGGCACTATGTTATCTACGCCATCTCAATTTGTCGAAGGAGGCGCTAAAGAAGGCCAGTTTTGGCCTGCTTTCTTCGCAGGACTTACATCTATGGTGGGGTTTTGGGCAACCATGGCTTTAAATATTCCCGACTTCACTCGCTTTGCTAAATCACAGAAAGATCAGATGCTAGGGCAAGCTATTGGCTTACCTTTACCTATGGCACTGTTTGCCTTTATTGGGGTAGCGGTTACCTCGGCAACTGTAACCATTTACGGTGAAGCCATTTGGGATCCAGTAGCACTCGCTGGCAGAATGGGTGGCATGGGCGTGGTCTTTGCTTTAGCTGCTTTAGCTCTTGCTACTTTAACTACGAATTTAGCCGCTAACATGGTTGCTCCAGCGTATGGCTTTTCCAACATGGCGCCTTCAAAAATTAGCTTTAGAATGGGCGGATACATCACCGCGGGAATAGGTGTAGCTATTTTTCCTTGGAAGCTGCTTGAAACAGCCGGTGGTTATTTATTTACGTGGCTCACGGGATATTCAGCACTACTCGGCCCGATCGCAGGTATTCTCATTGCCGACTATTTCATCTTGAGAAAATCGACGCTAAATATTGATGCACTGTTTCAGCACAGCGGCGAATATGGCGCGAACAATGGTTGGAACATGGCGGGCGTAGCTGCACTTGTTATTGGTATTTTGCCTAATATCCCTGGCTTTGCACACGCGGCAGGGTTTGTAGACAGCGTACCTGCCATTTTCGATACGCTTTACGCTTACGCGTGGTTCGTGGGGCTAATTATCGCCAGTATCGTATACCTGCTGCTGTCCAACAGAGTTCCAGCTACCATGCAGGCAAGAAGCGCATCCTAA
- a CDS encoding TonB-dependent receptor yields MHTLNTHKRLLALTVGMALSAPAAFAAENVWESIEVTAQKRNENISDVGIAITAFSGEQLEALGLESSTELIAFTPGVSLAGDIGGQRAIFNIRGVVQNDYADLAEAPVAVYVDGGYLASTQAQTFGLFDVARIEILKGPQGTLFGRNATGGLVNTITAKPTADTEGYAEFTAARFEQYRFEGAISGEIAEGIYGRFSGFTNQQGEILENVYEDGAAPDTRLGSVGGGEDGYNDDTKAFRAQLMFDIGEEGTLLLSGNWSDTTKSEGPYQVVNTTEVKDAAGNVIDVIFAADDPLGCDTIQAGVCVDGNFNGDPFRPVHGGDFNGNFDPDGSGNKVNKDFAFDDQNKIKSKGLAATLDYAFESFDFFAMSDYKEFKRTVGLDSDQTASPELIFQSNSTIEQFSQEFRFSGETADLKWVGGLYYLSIDTDYSQGLAGSPTTFFLGGEENNTLVALETESYSVFGQVDYSLTDDLVLVGGLRYTRENKDFIGNVYQNENTDDRVIEIDTSTSSLEILSQSNDQNLWSAKLQLEYSIGNSLYYAGINRGVKAGSFNAPLFGGFSFYEPEELTSYEAGLKHSFMQGSGVFNANVFYYDYNDYQSFSWVNNAGVVTNEEASFSGVELEVFLTPTDSLDLMVNFSYTDAVVEDLEVASGYFADTTPPFTPEYQASAMLRYNWDAFEGDMAAQLSANYQSETFHNARNFTAHEIDSYATADARLTWVDGQDKWSLAAYVDNLFDSDHELIGFDVSGFYGTSQISYAKPRTYGVTIRRSF; encoded by the coding sequence ATGCATACGTTAAACACACACAAGCGTCTGCTGGCGTTAACCGTTGGGATGGCGTTAAGTGCGCCAGCGGCCTTTGCTGCAGAGAATGTTTGGGAAAGTATTGAAGTTACCGCGCAAAAGCGCAACGAGAATATAAGCGATGTGGGTATCGCTATCACCGCCTTTTCAGGGGAGCAGCTAGAGGCCTTAGGTCTTGAAAGCAGTACCGAGCTTATCGCTTTTACCCCAGGTGTGTCGCTAGCCGGTGATATTGGTGGGCAGCGCGCCATTTTCAATATCCGAGGCGTGGTGCAAAACGACTACGCTGATTTGGCTGAAGCGCCGGTAGCCGTATACGTTGACGGTGGATATTTAGCAAGTACCCAAGCACAAACCTTTGGCTTATTCGACGTAGCCCGTATAGAAATTTTAAAAGGCCCGCAGGGAACATTATTTGGCAGAAACGCCACGGGCGGGCTGGTAAATACCATTACCGCAAAACCTACTGCTGACACCGAGGGCTATGCAGAGTTTACTGCAGCCCGTTTCGAACAATATCGTTTTGAAGGGGCTATATCTGGGGAAATAGCAGAAGGCATTTATGGTCGCTTTTCTGGGTTTACCAATCAGCAAGGTGAAATACTCGAAAATGTTTACGAAGACGGTGCAGCACCCGATACTCGATTGGGCTCGGTCGGTGGCGGAGAAGACGGCTACAACGACGATACTAAAGCGTTTCGAGCTCAGTTAATGTTTGATATTGGCGAGGAAGGCACCTTACTTCTAAGCGGGAATTGGTCTGATACCACTAAAAGTGAAGGCCCGTATCAGGTGGTAAATACCACAGAAGTGAAAGATGCCGCGGGCAATGTGATAGATGTAATTTTCGCTGCTGACGACCCGCTCGGCTGCGACACTATTCAAGCGGGCGTATGTGTAGATGGTAATTTTAATGGTGACCCCTTCCGCCCAGTACATGGTGGTGACTTTAACGGTAACTTTGACCCTGACGGTTCGGGCAATAAGGTAAATAAAGACTTTGCCTTTGACGATCAAAACAAAATCAAGTCAAAAGGCTTAGCGGCGACACTAGACTATGCCTTTGAAAGCTTCGATTTCTTTGCGATGTCAGACTATAAAGAATTCAAGCGTACGGTTGGTCTTGACTCTGATCAAACGGCGTCTCCTGAACTTATCTTCCAGTCAAATAGCACCATCGAACAGTTTAGCCAAGAGTTTCGCTTTTCAGGTGAAACTGCCGACTTGAAGTGGGTTGGAGGGCTTTATTATCTGTCTATCGACACAGACTATAGCCAGGGCTTAGCGGGCTCGCCCACCACCTTTTTCTTAGGCGGTGAAGAAAATAATACCTTAGTGGCCCTTGAAACCGAGTCATACTCTGTATTTGGGCAAGTAGACTACAGTTTAACGGATGACTTGGTATTAGTAGGCGGGCTTCGCTACACCCGAGAAAACAAAGACTTTATCGGTAACGTGTATCAGAATGAAAATACCGATGACCGGGTGATTGAGATTGACACCAGCACGTCTTCTTTGGAAATACTCTCGCAAAGCAACGACCAAAATTTATGGTCGGCAAAGCTACAGTTGGAATATAGCATTGGCAATAGTTTGTACTACGCGGGAATTAATCGTGGCGTAAAAGCGGGAAGTTTTAATGCGCCCTTATTCGGAGGGTTCAGCTTTTATGAGCCTGAAGAGCTAACTTCCTACGAAGCTGGCTTAAAGCACAGCTTCATGCAGGGTAGCGGTGTGTTTAATGCCAACGTCTTTTACTATGACTACAACGATTACCAGTCTTTTTCATGGGTAAATAATGCCGGTGTTGTGACGAATGAAGAAGCCTCGTTTAGCGGTGTGGAGCTTGAAGTATTTTTAACGCCAACAGACAGCTTGGATTTGATGGTGAATTTCTCTTATACCGATGCTGTGGTTGAAGACTTAGAAGTGGCGTCAGGTTACTTTGCTGATACTACTCCGCCATTTACCCCTGAATACCAGGCGTCTGCTATGCTCAGATACAATTGGGATGCGTTCGAAGGAGATATGGCTGCACAGCTATCAGCAAACTATCAATCTGAAACTTTTCACAATGCGCGGAATTTTACCGCTCATGAAATTGATAGCTATGCTACGGCAGATGCACGCTTAACCTGGGTTGATGGTCAAGACAAATGGAGCCTAGCTGCTTACGTAGATAATCTATTTGATTCTGACCACGAGCTCATTGGCTTTGACGTTTCAGGCTTTTACGGCACAAGCCAAATTTCCTACGCAAAACCTAGGACATATGGCGTGACTATTAGACGAAGTTTCTAG
- a CDS encoding CoA-acylating methylmalonate-semialdehyde dehydrogenase, which yields MKVVGHFINGETCTPKGRMQDVYNPATGEAEKLVLLASKATVNEAIVNAQQAFPQWRNTPVSKRARVMFKFKSLLEEHADEIIALIGAEHGKISHDAAGELQRGIENVEFACGAPQLLKGEHSKNVGPSIDSWSEFQPLGVVAGITPFNFPAMVPLWMFPLAIVCGNTFVLKPSERDPSCAIFLAKLLKEAGLPDGVFNVINGDKEAVDQILDDERIKAVSFVGSTPIAEYIYSKANASGKRCQALGGAKNHAIVMPDADVDNAVNQLLGAAFGSSGERCMALSVVVAVGDKIADEIVDKMQSAMKDLKVGAFDDASNDFGPLITQQHKEKVEGFITSAAEQGANVVVDGRSPTVEGYETGFFLGATLIDKVTPEMTSYKAEIFGPVLQVMRVESMEQAMQLIDEHEYGNGTCIFTRDGEAARYFSDNIQVGMVGINVPLPVPVSYHSFGGWKRSLFGDLHAYGPDGVRFYTKRKTITQRWPSSGVREGVSFSFPS from the coding sequence ATGAAAGTAGTAGGCCACTTTATAAACGGTGAAACCTGTACCCCAAAAGGGCGTATGCAAGATGTTTATAACCCAGCAACGGGGGAAGCAGAGAAGCTGGTTTTGCTGGCATCGAAAGCTACCGTAAACGAAGCCATTGTTAACGCACAGCAAGCTTTTCCGCAATGGCGAAACACGCCAGTAAGCAAGCGGGCTCGCGTTATGTTCAAGTTCAAAAGCTTACTTGAAGAGCACGCGGATGAAATTATCGCGCTAATTGGCGCGGAGCACGGAAAAATAAGCCACGACGCGGCGGGCGAACTACAGCGAGGTATCGAGAACGTAGAATTTGCCTGTGGCGCGCCGCAGTTGCTTAAAGGTGAACACAGTAAAAATGTGGGTCCAAGTATAGATTCATGGAGCGAGTTTCAGCCCCTTGGTGTGGTGGCAGGGATTACCCCATTTAACTTTCCGGCTATGGTGCCGCTTTGGATGTTTCCGCTCGCCATAGTATGTGGCAACACTTTTGTTTTAAAACCATCAGAACGAGATCCAAGCTGCGCTATTTTCTTAGCAAAGCTACTCAAAGAAGCAGGCCTACCCGACGGTGTTTTCAATGTGATCAATGGTGATAAAGAAGCGGTTGATCAGATACTCGATGACGAGCGCATTAAAGCAGTAAGTTTTGTAGGTTCTACGCCTATTGCCGAATACATTTATTCAAAAGCCAATGCTAGTGGCAAGCGCTGTCAAGCACTAGGCGGGGCTAAAAATCACGCCATTGTTATGCCTGACGCCGACGTTGATAACGCGGTTAATCAACTGTTAGGCGCAGCCTTTGGTTCATCGGGCGAGCGCTGCATGGCGTTATCTGTGGTGGTTGCCGTGGGCGACAAGATAGCCGATGAGATTGTAGATAAGATGCAGTCGGCGATGAAAGATTTGAAAGTAGGGGCATTTGACGATGCGTCTAATGACTTTGGCCCGCTTATTACACAGCAGCATAAAGAGAAAGTAGAAGGGTTCATAACAAGTGCAGCTGAGCAGGGCGCTAATGTAGTCGTTGACGGGCGAAGCCCCACAGTCGAGGGGTATGAAACTGGCTTTTTCTTAGGTGCCACGCTCATCGATAAAGTCACGCCTGAAATGACAAGTTATAAGGCCGAAATTTTTGGCCCAGTATTACAGGTAATGCGCGTTGAAAGTATGGAGCAAGCCATGCAGCTTATTGACGAGCATGAGTACGGCAACGGCACTTGCATTTTTACCCGCGACGGTGAAGCTGCCCGTTATTTCTCCGACAATATTCAGGTGGGCATGGTAGGCATAAACGTACCCTTGCCTGTGCCCGTTTCTTATCACAGTTTTGGTGGTTGGAAGCGCTCACTCTTTGGCGACCTTCACGCATACGGACCTGACGGCGTGCGTTTTTATACTAAGCGCAAAACTATTACCCAACGTTGGCCCTCAAGTGGTGTTAGAGAAGGAGTCAGCTTTTCATTTCCTAGTTAA
- a CDS encoding flavin reductase → MTITAIKNAVTEVLLPVTPEQYRQGMSSLAAAVNVVTTTGPEGRAGFTATAVCSVSDSPATLLVCLNRSASVHQVFKNSTHLVINTLTSQHQSISNTFGGKAPMSERFEIGEWGESATDCPQLLDAAVSFDCVITDVKSVATHDVLFCQVVDIKQDQDADALLYYQRGYHSACKDA, encoded by the coding sequence ATGACTATTACAGCAATAAAAAACGCAGTAACAGAAGTGCTTCTCCCGGTTACGCCTGAGCAATACCGTCAGGGAATGTCTAGCTTAGCGGCAGCGGTAAACGTCGTTACAACAACTGGCCCAGAAGGGCGCGCTGGCTTTACAGCAACTGCGGTGTGCAGCGTAAGCGACAGCCCAGCAACCTTACTGGTGTGTTTAAACCGCAGTGCTTCTGTCCACCAGGTATTCAAAAACAGCACGCATCTGGTTATTAACACACTAACTTCACAGCATCAGTCAATTTCAAACACTTTTGGTGGTAAAGCGCCGATGAGTGAACGCTTCGAAATTGGCGAATGGGGCGAGTCAGCAACTGACTGCCCTCAACTACTCGATGCCGCCGTCAGTTTTGATTGCGTTATCACAGATGTAAAAAGTGTTGCTACACACGATGTGCTTTTTTGCCAAGTAGTAGACATTAAACAAGACCAAGACGCCGACGCACTTTTATATTATCAGCGCGGATATCACAGCGCGTGCAAAGACGCATAA
- a CDS encoding malonic semialdehyde reductase, which translates to MTVSEKTEYETKGPISESGLAQLFSGAHTHTTWLDKKIDEAVLKQLYDLVKVGSTSANCSPARFVFITSDEGQEKLKPCLSSGNVEQTMTAPCTVIVAYDEEFYEELPTLFPYADAKSWFTSSPEAAYETAMRNSSMQGAYLISAARALGLDAGAMSGFNPKLLNETFFSDSTWKVNFLLNIGYGDGKKVHKRLPRLSFEQACQIL; encoded by the coding sequence ATGACGGTATCAGAGAAAACTGAATATGAAACAAAAGGCCCCATTAGCGAAAGTGGTCTAGCCCAGTTATTTAGCGGTGCTCATACGCACACTACATGGCTCGATAAAAAGATAGATGAAGCGGTACTAAAGCAGCTTTATGACTTGGTGAAAGTAGGCTCGACGTCAGCAAATTGCAGCCCTGCGAGATTTGTTTTTATTACCTCAGATGAAGGGCAAGAAAAACTCAAGCCTTGTCTTTCAAGCGGTAACGTAGAGCAAACCATGACCGCACCTTGTACGGTTATCGTGGCTTACGACGAAGAATTCTATGAAGAATTACCTACGCTATTTCCTTATGCGGATGCGAAAAGCTGGTTTACTTCAAGCCCTGAAGCCGCCTATGAAACCGCGATGCGAAACAGTTCCATGCAGGGGGCTTATTTAATTAGCGCTGCGCGTGCACTAGGTCTTGATGCCGGTGCCATGTCTGGCTTTAACCCCAAATTACTCAACGAAACATTCTTTTCCGATAGCACGTGGAAGGTGAACTTCTTACTTAACATTGGCTATGGCGATGGAAAGAAAGTGCACAAACGTTTGCCTCGCTTAAGCTTCGAGCAAGCTTGTCAAATATTGTAA
- the rutD gene encoding pyrimidine utilization protein D: MPSDTQASYAHTSVEMHSEMCGKTHYEIHGLMSPDAPTVVFSSGLGGAAKFWQPQLADFTKSYRVITYDQLGTNKSVGDLPANYSISDMANELAALLKKLEVQQCHFVGHALGGLVGLELGLTQPHLLQSLVLVNAWSSPNPHTLRCFDIRKALLAADRKDMYLQLQALLLFPPDWIAANAQHLDNEEAHLLNHFPDVDNLLARIGALSAFDIDDKLANITTPTLALANKDDTLVPWQRSKLLVDAMPTAELSVMEYGGHASSITVPEDFNKLVLEYLARIA; encoded by the coding sequence ATGCCTTCTGATACGCAGGCAAGCTACGCCCACACGAGCGTCGAAATGCACAGCGAAATGTGCGGTAAAACACATTACGAAATACACGGTCTTATGTCGCCCGACGCGCCAACGGTTGTGTTTAGTTCAGGGCTAGGCGGGGCTGCTAAGTTTTGGCAGCCTCAACTGGCTGACTTTACCAAAAGCTACCGAGTGATCACTTACGACCAACTCGGAACCAACAAAAGTGTGGGTGACTTGCCAGCGAACTACAGTATTTCTGATATGGCCAATGAACTGGCTGCACTGCTGAAAAAACTGGAAGTACAGCAATGCCATTTTGTTGGTCATGCATTAGGCGGCTTGGTGGGCTTAGAACTCGGTTTAACTCAGCCCCACCTACTGCAAAGCCTAGTGCTAGTCAATGCATGGAGTAGCCCTAATCCGCACACCCTGCGCTGCTTTGATATACGTAAAGCCTTACTCGCTGCGGATAGAAAAGACATGTACCTACAGCTGCAAGCGCTGCTGCTATTTCCACCAGATTGGATAGCGGCTAATGCACAGCACTTAGACAATGAAGAGGCACATTTACTCAACCATTTTCCCGATGTAGATAACTTGCTAGCTCGTATCGGCGCTCTAAGCGCGTTCGATATCGATGACAAGCTAGCAAATATCACTACACCAACATTAGCGCTGGCAAATAAAGACGACACCTTGGTTCCATGGCAGCGCTCAAAACTATTAGTTGATGCCATGCCTACCGCAGAGCTATCGGTAATGGAATATGGCGGTCATGCATCGAGTATTACGGTGCCTGAGGACTTTAATAAATTGGTATTGGAATACTTAGCGCGTATAGCTTAA